The genomic DNA CAGATCCTTTGTATTTTCTAAGGCTGAAATTGTTGTCTCAAACCTTTCAGGGACTGAAACCAGTAACTTTTGGACAAGCCTTGTGTCTGCAAATTCTCCTCCCAGTAATCTCACTTTGTTTGCAATCTCTAGAAGTCTATCAGAATACTCTTGAATGGCCTCTGATTCCTTCATTCGTTGCAGCTCAAAGTCTCTGATTAAATTCAGCATCTGCATCCCTTTGATCTTCTCATCTCCTTCATACTCCTTCTTGAGAAAATCCCAGATTTCTTTTGCTGTCTTTAGAGTCATGATTCTTGTGAAGACTGCTGGGGAAACAGCAGAGAATAGGCATGACTTTGCCTTTGATTTCCTCTGCTTTTTCTCCTTGTGATTCCTAAGTTGTGCAACTGTAGGATTGTCCGGTAATGGAGGAACTTCGTAATCTTCCTCAACCACCTCCCAAAGATCATTTGCATCTAGAAAAGCCTCCATCCTAACAGCCCAAATCTGATAGTTTGTTCCTTGAAACACCGGCGATGCTATAGCAGTGAATGGTGCTTCGGATTGCATGATGATTAGACTGAACAGGAAAAACTAATGAAAAATAGCTTGATAGTATCAAACTCTCTTTCAATCTCACAGGCTCCTCAAGAAtattagctctgataccaatttgttggtTTTGTAAATAATTGAGCTAAGAACAGATAGCAGAACAGATagcaaagaagaaggaaaagatagAGGAATTTCAGCTGAAACTTAAAAGCATGGAACGGAATAAGATTTCCTCACTTATTGAGTTCAAAAGATTGTTTAAATACACAAGTCATCCTTATCTAACAATCTATTCAAATACTTCCTCAACTATAGGAgataattatcaaaacaaactGCAGCTAAgactaatcaaataattcaaaaacataGGCTAAACTTTAGGAGTTTTAAATTAATCCTTATCTGCtaaattttctctaacaaaCCAGCTAAGAGATAGCTTTGAAAGCTATCTATTTGAACCTGTTTCAGCAGCTTATCAGCTGCCGAGGCATTCTTTCACAACACAAAGTAGTGTGAGACATTTCAAATCTCTTGCTAAATTTAGCAAACCCGCCAAGACCTGaatatctttctttcttccttttttttgctttttttgaGCTTATCATTCCTAATTAAGATTAACCTTACTACTGCATCTATATCACTTACaagttttttctatttatagtgAATTTTCTCATGTTCCATCCCTTATAAATAGTGAGCCGTCCAAATTCAAAATCCATATTAATTACCTGAACCATTCCTTGGGTACTTTTCAAAGTCTTCTTCCAAAGCAGTATGGCCAGTGTACTTCGCAAACTCAACTGCAGTTTGGGGTCCATTGCGATCAATGTCCTCCTCCTTGCCCTAGTTTGTGAAGCTAGGTCAGTCCCGACGAATAATGGAGGGTTCATTGGAACCAACGGAACCAATTTTATGCTCAACGGGTCACCTTTTTACTTTAATGGGTTCAATGCCTACTGGATGATGCATGTTGCAGCTCAGCCCACGGAAAGGGGCAAAGTTACACAAGTGTTTCGTGAGGCTGCCGCTGCTGGTCTCACTGTATGTCGAACTTGGGCTTTCAGTGATGGTGGAGATCGAGCTCTGCAGATATCACCTGGTGTTTATGATGAACGTGTTTTTCAGGtttaacaaattatttattGCTTAATTTGaccattattttatatatatatatatatataattatttatgcaTCACATTCAATATTCTAGTAGCACATGACTAGAGaattttaatgtattaattaGTTGCCTCTCGTGGATTACTAATTAAAGGATGTTCTTATAGGCACTTGACTTTGTGATATCTGAGGCCCAAAAGCATGGGATTCGATTGATCTTGAGTTTTGTCAATAATTTCAATGACTTTGGAGGGCGAAGACAATATGCTCAATGGGCTCAAAATGCAGGAATCCAAATAAATAACGAAGATGATTTTTACAAGCATCCAATTCTAAAAAGATATTACAAGAAACATGTGAAGGTACGTAATTCAGACAACAACAAAAATTGTCTGGGcctagtcatgcatttatgtttGTATAGAAGTTAATTTGCTGGCAAATTGCTTGTTCTAATGAATAattgggctttttttttttttcttttgtgcaGAGCATCATAACTAGGTTCAACACCATAACAAGAATTGTTTATAAGGATGATCCAACCATTATGGCATGGGAACTCATAAATGAGCCGCGATGCAACAGTGATTACTCCGGAAGGACAGTTAATGTGAGAAGCAAAGTTAGACCTATAAAGTTATTTGATCTAGCTATGCATGCTTGAATATTGACTTCCATAGTGCAGGTTTGTCTTGCTAATTTTATATGTGTATTTGCATGCACAAAATGGCAGCGTTGGGTCAAGGGGATGGCAGCTCTCGTGAAATCTATTGACAGCAAACATTTGCTGGAAGTCGGCATGGAAGGCTTTTATGGGGACTCCACACCTAATAGGAAGCATATCAATCCTGGTTATCAAGTGGGCACTGATTTCATCACTAACAATCTTGTTAAGGGCATAGATTTTGCGACCATACACGCCTATCCAGATATATGGTAAGTAAATTATGTCAAGTGGGCATTGATTTCATTACCTAATAATCTTGTTAAGGGTATAGATTTTCCAACCATGCATGCCAATCCTGATATATGGTAAGTAAATTATGTAATAATGCATGTAAACTTGTCAGTCAATGTTACTACCAACTAggtaattgatttatttattttgttgcaCATAGGTTGTCGGGGCAAGATGATAAGTCGCAAATGGcttttatgaaaaaatggaTGATAAGTCATTGGGCAGACTCCAGAAGACTACTAAAAAAGCCAATGGTTTTAGCAGAATTTGGCAAATCCAGTAAAAATCCAGGatataatattaagaaaagGGACTCATACATGGACGCGACGTATAAGACCATTGACCACTTAACTAAGTACGGAGGAACAATCGGCGGGAGCCTAGTTTGGCAACTCATGGTACCAGGAATGGAACCATATCATGATGGCTACCAAATAATTCTATCAGAAGATGCCTCTACCAAAGGAGTCATTTCCAGACAGTCCAATCAGAGGGCCAGCTTGTCTCGCTGATTACGACCATGAAGAGGGAAACACATCCCTTGAGCCAAGCGGATGGTTAGACTGATCCTCATCCGCAATAAAGAATAAAGGAACCCATCTGATGGATGCGAGATCCTTAACGTATAAGCTTGATCCAGTGATGTCTAAATTTTCTTTCAGTTAAGCATGTTCATCTGTTTTTTGAGGCCCTGTAATATAGAGTGTTAGTTTGGCTTGTGATCTTTTGCCTTTTTAATCAATAAAACTTCGTCTTCTTTCCGAAAaagtattcatttattgagttatGTAACCAGTTCAGACTTTCATTAACCTAGCTAATTAATGCAAGGAAAATGATCAGAATCAGTTCCTTGCCAATGCCCCCACCATAttgtattatatgtatatatatatatatatatattcactcaTTTTCAGATGTATGAACATTGCTTCAATTTCAAAAGAGTTTTGGCTGTGGCTTAATTACGTACGTAATATACCCAACAACTTAACAATTTACGCAAGGAAGATGCTTTGCTTGGTTCATTGATGCCAATCCATCAATCCATATCCATCTATCGCCATCATTCAGTAgctagcttcttcttctttttctttatcttctcaatTAATTATCAATGAACTGATGAATCTgcagataatttaattttttacagtTATCCAGCCGCCTTTGGCTTTCCCAGAAAATCTGTGGAAGTTACATCAAAAGGGTTACTTGCTTTTATAACCACTTTGCATACCTATCCATCCCCCCTTCAATGATAGGAAAATTATACAGGAAGTGTTACTTGAGCTAAGAGAAACACGAACCACACATATATTCACAaagctattatatatatttaagtaataTATTACTGACAAGAGAACATTTTCGTAGCCACTTATATCTACATCTTGAGGTCTCTCTCCGGTCGCTTATAAAGAAAATTGGTACTGAACCTTAAAACAGCATAGAAagatgtatgcatatatatagctttgatttaaaaaaagcaTATATACAAATTTGTGTAGAGAATGATTTTCTATGCATCAGACAGGCCAGTGGGAAAAAGGTCTCGCTCCCGGCAAGCTTGAGGGTGGAGAggaaaaagatatatatatgtaaatgattttCCATTTACGTATTACAATTTCTTCTATTAAAACTAAtacttcaaattatttttatcatctcAAAATGCTGACAAGTGACAAGTGATAATATATGTGTTAAATTAtacctctatatatatacatatatatatttataattatacatttcaaaaaataattttatttatgatccCACCAGCCATGCCTGTTAAGACTTACGGATCATGCATGCTGGGCATGGCCTATGGATGGGTTATGTTGTGCTAGTTGCAAGCCCCAACACCCTGGCCTACATTCTTGTGCGCAACAAGTGTGATTGTTTTAAAGGGAAAATTAGGCCCACTTTTGATGGGTTACATGTTCAAAAGTTATATAGAACATGGTTTTTGGATGAACATGAGAGAGCACATTCTTGCATTCAACAAATGTGACttgctttaaaaataaaatcaggcACACTTTTGATGGTTCCATGTTCAAAAGTTAAATAGAACACGAGAtagtttctcttttttgttaGATAAACATGagaaatgtgtttttatttttgttggatGAACATGAGATGAGATAGTTTCAATTCACAACTCATCAAtcatatcttttaattttaacttgactcttattatatttatattagttGTGTTCTTTTAACAATTCTATAATATTATGACGTATGATGTATAAGAATCTATTTTAATAtgtatcaaaattaataaattaaataaatgtatttttatttttactcaatatttaatattttgacccTCAAATTTACTCATTCTAGTTTTCTACAAAACCCTTCTTAAAAAGCAAttactttatattattttttgactGAAAATTACTttagatttttgtttgaaataataactcaattttattatttttttattttggctaGAAGTAATCAACAGAAGCAAGAAAATAACAAGTTTTTAAAGATTCACAGGGGcataaacattttctttttttaagtgTAGAGGCATATACACTACACCATAATCTTAATATTTGTAATCGACGACATAAAATTTGTCCAACAAGGACAAATTGAGAGAGGGTGGGTGTCAAAACCTTACAACCCCCAAGCTCGCAAGCAATATAATAgtcatatatttataatattcaataattttttttataaaactgcAAGCTTATAACTTagcccaaaaaaacaaaacaaagtgCAAGCTTTACAAAAATTATCTGGAATGATTTACCATGCATAAACCTTTCATTATATCAATCATCATCCACACCAAAcaattttaaactttaaaattttaaatctccAAAAATTGAGATTCATGGCCATGactatatattacataatagtATTAAAGTACTAGTAA from Diospyros lotus cultivar Yz01 chromosome 4, ASM1463336v1, whole genome shotgun sequence includes the following:
- the LOC127799222 gene encoding mannan endo-1,4-beta-mannosidase 5-like — translated: MASVLRKLNCSLGSIAINVLLLALVCEARSVPTNNGGFIGTNGTNFMLNGSPFYFNGFNAYWMMHVAAQPTERGKVTQVFREAAAAGLTVCRTWAFSDGGDRALQISPGVYDERVFQALDFVISEAQKHGIRLILSFVNNFNDFGGRRQYAQWAQNAGIQINNEDDFYKHPILKRYYKKHVKSIITRFNTITRIVYKDDPTIMAWELINEPRCNSDYSGRTVNRWVKGMAALVKSIDSKHLLEVGMEGFYGDSTPNRKHINPGYQVGTDFITNNLVKGIDFATIHAYPDIWLSGQDDKSQMAFMKKWMISHWADSRRLLKKPMVLAEFGKSSKNPGYNIKKRDSYMDATYKTIDHLTKYGGTIGGSLVWQLMVPGMEPYHDGYQIILSEDASTKGVISRQSNQRASLSR